In a single window of the Papaver somniferum cultivar HN1 chromosome 8, ASM357369v1, whole genome shotgun sequence genome:
- the LOC113301582 gene encoding uncharacterized protein LOC113301582, with product MPNEFMDLRSTWNQINSTPNLSSFVPSETYDSVFRPVSYRTCDLSPIQREETWSKEPIVSSSGKRVNIKKLFRQYEKLEEEGATEETLQAISRAIHDEVNRRVDNGEEPQEEDFEDDEPLENIDNDGVTSSTHDYNDHYPIQKEEVESRNTTIIDGKTYVVYESDDDYDFFVHRTPNSEIADILNEKSTCDEEHTDYDNLLMKDFDFFFDE from the coding sequence ATGCCTAATGAATTCATGGATTTGCGAAGTACATGGAACCAGATTAACTCAACTCCCAACTTGTCGAGTTTCGTACCAAGTGAAACATATGATAGTGTATTTAGACCTGTTTCGTATCGTACTTGTGAtctttcacccattcaaagggaagaaacGTGGTCTAAAGAACCTATTGTGAGTAGTAGCGGAAAACGTGTTAACATAAAGAAACTCTTTAGACAATATGAGAAGTTGGAAGAAGAGGGAGCAACGGAAGAGACTCTTCAAGCAATTTCTAGGGCCATACATGATGAGGTTAACCGTCGTGTTGATAACGGAGAAGAGCCCCAAGAAGAAGATTTCGAGGATGATGAACCTTTGGAAAATATTGATAATGACGGTGTTACTAGCTCAACTCATGATTATAATGATCATtatcctattcaaaaggaagaagttgagtctagaaacactacaattattgatggtaagacttatgttgtgtatgagagcgatgatgattatgacttctttgtgcACCGTACCCCAAATTCAGAGATAGCCGATATTCtgaatgagaagtcaacttgtgatgaagaacatacggATTATGATAATTTGCTTATGAaagattttgatttctttttcgatGAGTAG